In Raphanus sativus cultivar WK10039 chromosome 5, ASM80110v3, whole genome shotgun sequence, the following proteins share a genomic window:
- the LOC108856572 gene encoding fructose-1,6-bisphosphatase, cytosolic: MDHEADAYRTDLMTITRFVLNEQSKYPESRGDFTILLSNIVLGCKFVCSAVNKAGLAKLIGLAGETNIQGEEQKKLDVLSNDVFIKALVSSGRTSVLVSEEDEEATFVESSKRGKYCVVFDPLDGSSNIDCGVSIGTIFGIYTMNHSDEPSTEDVLKPGNEMVAAGYCMYGSSCMLVLSTGTGVHGFTLDPSLGEFILTHPDIKIPNKGNIYSVNEGNAQNWDGPTTKYVERCKYPKDGSPAKSLRYVGSMVADVHRTLLYGGIFLYPADKKSPNGKLRVLYEVFPMAFLMEQAGGQAFTGKKRALDLVPEKIHERSPIFLGSYDDVEEIKALYAAEEKN, translated from the exons atgGATCACGAAGCAGATGCGTACCGTACGGATTTGATGACGATCACGAGATTCGTGCTGAATGAGCAATCAAAGTACCCAGAGTCTCGCGGGGATTTCACGATTTTGCTCAGCAACATCGTTTTGGGTTGCAAATTCGTCTGCAGTGCCGTCAACAAG GCTGGTTTGGCCAAGCTTATTGGACTTGCCGGGGAGACAAATATCCAG GGTGAAGAGCAAAAGAAACTGGATGTGCTGTCTAACGATGTTTTTATCAAAGCTTTGGTTAGCAGTGGCAGAACT TCTGTTCTTGTCTCGGAAGAAGATGAGGAAGCTACGTTTGTGGAATCATCCAAGCGTGGAAA GTACTGTGTTGTTTTTGATCCACTTGATGGATCCTCAAACATTGACTGTGGTGTCTCCATTGGAACA ATCTTTGGAATTTACACGATGAACCACAGTGATGAGCCAAGTACCGAGGATGTTTTGAAACCTGGGAATGAAATGGTTGCAGCGGGTTACTGTATGTACGGAAGCTCCTGCATG CTTGTGTTGAGCACTGGAACAGGTGTCCACGGATTTACCCTGGACCCATCTCTAGGAGAGTTCATATTAACTCACCCAGACATTAAG ATTCCAAATAAGGGAAACATCTACTCAGTGAATGAAGGCAATGCTCAGAACTGGGATGGTCCAACCACAAAGTATGTAGAGAGATGCAAGTATCCCAAAGACGGTTCTCCCGCAAAATCTCTGAGATACGTCGGAAG TATGGTAGCCGATGTTCATCGCACGCTGCTATATGGAGGAATCTTCTTGTACCCGGCTGACAAGAAAAGCCCCAATGGGAAATTGCG TGTCCTGTATGAAGTCTTCCCAATGGCGTTCTTGATGGAGCAAGCTGGAGGTCAGGCCTTCACTGGCAAGAAAAGG GCACTGGACCTTGTCCCGGAGAAGATCCATGAGCGTTCTCCGATATTTCTTGGTAGCTACGATGATGTAGAGGAGATTAAGGCTCTGTATGCTGCGGAGGAGAAGAACTAA
- the LOC108856706 gene encoding LOW QUALITY PROTEIN: E3 ubiquitin-protein ligase RING1-like (The sequence of the model RefSeq protein was modified relative to this genomic sequence to represent the inferred CDS: inserted 7 bases in 5 codons; deleted 6 bases in 5 codons; substituted 3 bases at 3 genomic stop codons) has protein sequence MSLSLPITRTDSASNGAFRTFGLYXVYHCRRTVRIASSNPSEIACPRCLRQFVVEIEMRRPLFPLRRFATFNASPETRLLEALSLMFDPPSIGGSGADPFLRARSINVVQEPRRRPHHHRRHSLDNDNNGGLPPPEKHMXYSLINQSTWKHDRAPNPVRPPRRMNPRDFFYRGSGLEHLIEQLTQDDRPGPPPASEPTIDALPTVKITSEHLTNDTSQXTVGMEDFIVGGEANELPCKHIYHKHCITPWLRLHNSCPICRRAKLPPVTTVTDSSGKGXFYXKDIAERRRXRWMQLGNIWPXRTRFQRVSPEETAXQNPPGNRS, from the exons ATGTCACTGAGTCTGCCTATAACACGGACCGATAGTGCG TCCAATGGAGCCTTTAGGACTTTTGGTCTCTA TGTGTACCACTGTCGTCGTACGGTCAGGATTGCCTCCTCTAACCCATCAGAGATCGCTTGCCCTCGGTGCCTAAGGCAATTTGTTGTCGAGATTGAGATGAGACGGCCTCTCTTTCCACTTCGCCGCTTCGCCACCTTTAATGCTTCTCCCGAGACACGTCTTCTCGAAGCTTTATCACTCATGTTTGATCCTCCCAGT ATAGGTGGATCCGGTGCAGACCCATTTCTCAGGGCAAGATCCATAAACGTGGTACAGGAGCCAAGACGCAGACCACACCACCATCGACGCCACAGCCTTGACAATGATAACAATGGTGGTCTACCTCCACCAGAGAAACATATGTAATACTCACTGATCAACCAGTCCACTTGGAAACATGACCGAGCACCAAATCCAGTACGACCACCCAGGCGTATGAACCCTCGTGATTTCTTTTACCGGGGATCAGGATTAGAGCATCTGATCGAACAGCTAACACAA GACGACAGACCAGGACCACCACCTGCC TCAGAACCAACCATCGACGCGCTACCGACTGTGAAGATCACATCAGAACATCTAACCAACGACACGTCCC TCACAGTTGGCATGGAGGACTTCATTGTTGGTGGGGAAGCTAACGAACTACCATGTAAACATATCTACCATAAACACTGCATAACCCCATGGCTAAGGCTTCACAACTCATGCCCGATT TGCCGCCGCGCGAAACTGCCACCGGTGACCACCGTTACAGATTCCTCAGGAAAGGGGTGATTCTACTAGAAGGATATAGCTGAAAGAAGGCG AAGGTGGATGCAGCTCGGGAACATTTGGC TCAGGACAAGGTTTCAGAGGGTTAGTCCAGAAGAAACAG CACAGAATCCTCCAGGTAACAGGAGCTAA